Proteins encoded within one genomic window of Thunnus maccoyii chromosome 22, fThuMac1.1, whole genome shotgun sequence:
- the LOC121889519 gene encoding uncharacterized protein LOC121889519: MVINELMNILGSTLTCCAVFTDLPEMMMPGLYLSTINISGHIFFHILTCVERYLAVVHPVTYLGLRKARGIRIRNITIGCVWLLCFVATGFMFIEDSVSIGILFFCITVFALIIICFCSFSVLCILIRPGPGEGGGSRQQVHQSKLRAFYTIMAILGVLLLRFGQNTLSTALYASPQVGETGRCALWLSTFWFSLPSSLVLPLLFLHRAGKLLCCKNNTEPGQGSQ; this comes from the coding sequence ATGGTCATCAACGAGCTGATGAATATTTTAGGGTCCACCCTGACCTGTTGTGCTGTCTTCACTGATCTACCAGAAATGATGATGCCAGGTCTCTACCTTTCTACTATCAACATATCTGGACACATATTCTTTCACATCCTGACCTGTGTGGAGCGTTACCTGGCTGTTGTTCACCCCGTCACCTACCTGGGCCTGAGGAAGGCACGTGGGATCAGAATCAGAAATATCACCATTGGCTGTGTTTGGCTGCTGTGCTTTGTAGCAACAGGTTTCATGTTCATAGAAGACAGCGTGTCCATCGGcatcctctttttttgtatCACAGTCTTTGCTTTAATTATCATCTGTTTTTGCAGCTTTTCAGTTCTCTGCATTCTGATTCGTCCAGGGCCAGGGGAAGGGGGTGGGTCCAGACAGCAGGTTCACCAGTCAAAGCTAAGGGCTTTCTATACCATCATGGCCATACTGGGAGTGCTGTTGTTGAGGTTTGGGCAGAATACACTCAGCACTGCACTGTATGCCTCACCACAAGTGGGGGAGACTGGGAGGTGTGCTCTATGGTTGTCTACATTCTGGTTCTCTCTGCCCAGCAGTCTGGTGTTACCTCTGCTGTTTCTACACAGAGCAGGAAAACTACTGTGTTGTAAGAACAACACTGAACCAGGACAAGGATCACAATAG
- the LOC121889385 gene encoding uncharacterized protein LOC121889385 codes for MSVNSSNSSLHPHPHPSSLSLFNILLKCYRSTAGSFTITAFTITSILFILPLCILVLYLGHQRWRQQHSGAVISHSDLFTYHMVITELMNILGFTLTCCGVLTDIPEMMMPGLYLSYINISAQMFFHILTCVERYLAVVHPVTYLGLRKARGIRIRNITIGCVWLLCFAATGLMFIEDTMYNTIIAFCIAALSLIIICFCSLSVLCVLSHPGPGEGGGSRQQVHQSKLRAFYTIMAILGVLLLRFGHSILATVLFTSLEETGMCAIWFSTPWFSLPSSLVLPVLFLHRAGKLPCCKNTESGQGSQ; via the coding sequence ATGTCAGTCAACTCGTCTAATTCCTCTCTTCATCCCCATCCTCATCCTTCATCCCTCAGCCTCTTTAATATACTGCTCAAGTGTTACAGGTCCACAGCTGGCTCTTTCACCATCACTGCCTTCACCATCACCagcatcctcttcatcctccctctctgcatcCTCGTCCTCTACCTGGGTCACCAGCGATGGAGGCAACAGCACTCTGGCGCAGTGATTAGCCACTCAGACCTCTTCACCTACCACATGGTCATCACCGAGCTGATGAATATCTTAGGGTTCACCCTGACCTGTTGCGGTGTCCTCACAGATATCCCAGAAATGATGATGCCAGGTCTCTACCTTTCCTACATCAACATATCCGCACAGATGTTCTTTCACATCCTGACCTGCGTTGAACGTTACCTGGCTGTCGTTCATCCCGTCACTTACCTGGGCCTGAGGAAGGCACGTGGGATCAGAATTAGAAATATCACCATTGGCTGTGTTTGGCTGCTGTGCTTTGCAGCAACAGGTTTGATGTTCATAGAAGACACAATGTACAACACCATCATCGCTTTTTGTATCGCAGCCCTCAGTTTAATTATCATCTGTTTTTGCAGCCTTTCGGTTCTCTGTGTTCTAAGTCATCCAGGGCCAGGAGAAGGGGGTGGGTCCAGACAGCAGGTTCACCAGTCAAAGCTAAGGGCTTTCTATACCATCATGGCCATACTGGGAGTGCTGCTGTTGAGGTTTGGCCACAGTATACTCGCCACTGTCCTGTTTACCTCACTGGAGGAGACTGGGATGTGTGCTATATGGTTTTCTACACCCTGGTTCTCTCTACCCAGCAGTCTGGTGTTACCTGTGCTGTTTCTACACAGAGCAGGAAAACTACCATGTTGTAAGAACACTGAATCAGGACAAGGATCACAATAG